The proteins below are encoded in one region of Gemmatimonadota bacterium:
- a CDS encoding anhydro-N-acetylmuramic acid kinase, with protein sequence MNERGGSRRDGHMTVVGLMSGTSVDGVDAVVADFTARPDGRPEIRQRAFLTVPYPGRLRDEILAVASGEARSARDLCHLDHAVGKAFAEAAVAVLAEAGLAPGQVDLVGSHGQTLHHEPDVGETLQLGEPVWIAAAARAPVVSDFRRADMALGGQGAPLVPLFDALFLRHEDRGRALLNLGGIANVTVLPAGRGMEGVIAFDTGPGNLLVDEFVRRATGGKLTMDEGGRMAAAGTVDEELLAGFLEHPYFLEAPPKSTGREVFGAAFVGLTLGEWARRGESMEDLVATLTAFTAASVASAVHRFVLPEVRVEEMLVSGGGVHNATMMAWIARELPEVRVCSLESEGFSSDAKEALAFALLARETVCGRPGNVPAATGARGPAILGKVTHPPEGAEGGGEL encoded by the coding sequence ATGAACGAACGCGGGGGTTCGCGAAGAGACGGGCACATGACGGTCGTCGGGCTGATGTCCGGTACTTCGGTGGACGGTGTGGATGCGGTGGTGGCGGACTTCACGGCTCGGCCTGACGGGCGACCGGAGATTCGCCAGCGTGCGTTTCTTACCGTGCCTTATCCTGGTCGGCTTCGCGACGAGATCCTGGCGGTCGCATCCGGAGAAGCCCGGTCCGCCCGCGACCTGTGCCACCTGGATCATGCGGTCGGCAAGGCGTTTGCCGAAGCGGCCGTGGCGGTTCTCGCTGAAGCCGGGCTGGCTCCGGGGCAGGTGGATCTGGTGGGATCGCACGGGCAGACGCTTCATCATGAACCCGATGTCGGGGAGACGCTGCAGTTGGGGGAACCGGTGTGGATCGCCGCGGCAGCCCGGGCTCCCGTCGTGTCCGACTTTCGTCGTGCGGACATGGCGCTTGGCGGACAGGGGGCGCCACTGGTTCCGCTTTTCGACGCGCTCTTTCTTCGGCATGAGGACCGTGGGCGCGCGCTCCTGAACCTGGGGGGGATTGCCAATGTCACGGTGCTTCCCGCAGGGCGCGGCATGGAAGGCGTGATTGCGTTCGACACGGGTCCGGGAAACCTGCTGGTGGACGAGTTCGTGCGCCGGGCGACCGGCGGCAAGCTCACGATGGACGAAGGCGGGCGGATGGCCGCGGCGGGAACGGTGGACGAGGAGCTGCTCGCGGGGTTCCTGGAACACCCGTACTTCCTCGAGGCGCCGCCCAAGTCGACGGGGCGGGAAGTGTTCGGTGCCGCGTTTGTGGGGCTGACCCTGGGTGAGTGGGCGCGTCGCGGGGAGTCGATGGAGGATCTCGTGGCGACGCTGACGGCCTTCACGGCGGCCTCCGTGGCGTCGGCTGTGCACCGGTTTGTGCTTCCGGAGGTTCGGGTGGAGGAGATGCTGGTCAGTGGAGGCGGCGTTCACAACGCGACCATGATGGCGTGGATCGCACGGGAGTTGCCGGAGGTTCGCGTGTGTTCTCTGGAGAGCGAGGGCTTTTCATCGGATGCCAAGGAAGCGCTGGCGTTTGCCCTGCTGGCGCGGGAGACGGTGTGCGGGCGGCCGGGCAATGTTCCTGCCGCAACGGGAGCGCGCGGCCCCGCGATCTTGGGCAAGGTCACGCATCCGCCCGAAGGGGCGGAGGGGGGAGGGGAGTTGTGA
- a CDS encoding T9SS type A sorting domain-containing protein: protein MPRPDIASIAAWCCVLFAVGTAPGVASPANAGCYSFAPDNPGYCSCADLSGEWPLSPVPGDPSLTGFRTIGTKTTCYRHRGQAYWQIQKGYHSGATVDFIGWLYQVTGFPLPGHNEEAWCSEGVAYWHYAAEYPYQDGYSDGLLHPTPILKNTTQLREWYQAEALLRILTFGLYPGRGWWVSGTQLDYGDFRPGETGPCPGAYMQMANYNASTGAWSNHHSVLIDSMTVCINSAGDVERIDAQFLNPNQGNGVSFVDLDGNSASQAHITGSTWSDLYDRTIMGTTTGKMIRGWGIPLTTGGNPDYDPARIDTVVCSSGGGPWTPWEPEPADSVALGRFASFYNANQGSPLIAKNSPYLVTGERLPSRQSPWVFPTGPQHPEDPVRIEIDFLADHPWPADGVTLRWKGGRIPGLVKVGWASSQGASGMAQRPFPNFDPPQVPDLPEEVPFGGPPVFLQKLSVAIPLSAMTQNFELVGLHPSFVYGEEDEPIGTVDDDTGTVGVAPPAPSERSRFLGAAPNPTGGGTEIRYSAPGGVPVTLRIHDVHGRVVQELANAPSDAGRQTAFWNGEDAHGHPAPSGVYFVRMEAGAESHTTKIVLRK from the coding sequence ATGCCGCGTCCCGATATCGCTTCAATCGCAGCCTGGTGCTGCGTCCTCTTCGCCGTTGGAACCGCCCCGGGCGTCGCCTCTCCCGCGAACGCCGGGTGCTACTCCTTCGCTCCCGACAATCCCGGCTACTGCTCCTGCGCCGACCTTTCGGGCGAGTGGCCACTCTCTCCGGTCCCGGGGGATCCGTCGCTCACGGGCTTCAGGACAATCGGCACCAAGACGACCTGCTACCGCCACCGGGGTCAAGCCTACTGGCAGATTCAGAAGGGGTACCACTCCGGCGCGACCGTCGATTTCATCGGGTGGCTGTATCAGGTGACGGGATTCCCGCTCCCCGGCCACAACGAGGAAGCATGGTGTTCTGAAGGAGTCGCCTATTGGCACTATGCTGCGGAGTATCCCTACCAGGACGGCTATTCAGATGGACTCCTCCACCCGACTCCCATCCTGAAGAACACCACGCAACTTCGCGAGTGGTATCAGGCGGAGGCGCTCTTGCGGATTCTGACCTTCGGGCTCTATCCCGGACGCGGCTGGTGGGTCTCGGGGACGCAACTGGACTACGGGGACTTCCGTCCCGGCGAGACCGGCCCGTGCCCGGGCGCCTATATGCAGATGGCGAACTACAACGCCTCCACCGGCGCATGGTCCAACCACCACAGCGTGCTCATCGATTCGATGACGGTCTGCATCAACTCGGCGGGCGATGTCGAGCGGATCGACGCTCAGTTCCTCAATCCGAATCAGGGGAACGGCGTGTCCTTCGTCGACTTGGATGGAAACTCCGCAAGCCAGGCCCACATCACCGGAAGCACCTGGTCGGACCTCTACGATCGCACCATCATGGGCACGACCACCGGCAAGATGATCCGCGGCTGGGGAATCCCCCTCACCACCGGAGGCAATCCCGACTACGACCCGGCCCGCATCGACACGGTCGTCTGCTCCTCCGGCGGGGGCCCGTGGACTCCGTGGGAGCCGGAACCCGCGGACAGCGTGGCGCTCGGCCGGTTTGCGTCCTTCTACAACGCGAATCAGGGATCGCCACTCATCGCGAAGAACTCCCCCTACCTCGTGACGGGGGAGCGCCTGCCCTCCCGGCAGAGTCCGTGGGTCTTCCCGACCGGACCGCAACATCCCGAGGATCCGGTGCGAATCGAAATCGACTTCCTCGCCGACCATCCCTGGCCCGCGGACGGGGTGACGCTCCGCTGGAAAGGCGGCCGAATCCCCGGCCTGGTGAAGGTCGGGTGGGCCTCCTCGCAAGGAGCATCCGGGATGGCGCAGCGGCCCTTCCCGAACTTCGACCCGCCGCAGGTTCCCGATCTGCCGGAAGAGGTGCCCTTCGGCGGCCCGCCCGTCTTCCTGCAGAAGCTCAGCGTGGCCATCCCGCTTTCGGCGATGACGCAGAACTTCGAACTGGTCGGACTGCATCCCTCGTTCGTCTATGGCGAAGAGGACGAACCCATCGGCACGGTGGATGACGACACCGGCACCGTGGGCGTTGCCCCGCCCGCCCCGTCGGAACGAAGCCGCTTCCTCGGCGCGGCCCCGAACCCGACCGGAGGCGGCACCGAGATCCGCTACAGCGCCCCGGGCGGAGTCCCGGTCACCCTGCGGATTCACGATGTGCACGGAAGGGTGGTGCAGGAACTCGCGAACGCGCCCTCCGATGCGGGGCGGCAGACCGCCTTCTGGAACGGAGAGGACGCCCACGGCCATCCGGCCCCGTCGGGGGTCTACTTCGTGCGGATGGAAGCGGGGGCGGAGTCGCACACGACGAAGATCGTCCTTCGGAAGTGA
- a CDS encoding C25 family cysteine peptidase: MSAGLAVAGWILGFASLAHAAPAGVRVLASDDAHVVLEITPGEARLDVVPSDSRDFVRLFLDGYGHTDAIGEPEIPIRAFPVGLPPGNRARLIVRSEEWGSVQQGAVTPVPVREAVHEPFGVDFVRELPPVEGEVYHRRGASPDPAFSLSTPAGLRHHRLVSVVVRAVRADVFRRSYRVLRRAVVEVRFEPEPGRGGPRRGPPARPELLAERTLRGTVLNADRAVAWSTRGPGDALMVGDSPWGAGDQWRIRIAETGLTELSYAALAAAGFPAGVSVEEPVLYQRDFDLDSVDDAGVGAADLFQRIAVPGEVLDRNGNGVFDTGDAFRFYGRSFRDQWMTSGWEHEDLFDTDNFYWVAVDSSVASRMRIVRPTGSLSGGSADTLAHTLSTVHVERDIRYYLRPPDFGPGQGGFESEFYYWNDHKTSISLEEGAPGLIIEQDFTAPDPVPGGVATLTARVVSGGYPIDDGFTNSIRFEINGTTVGSRLFYNWSLYPSGSGFIGVPDSMLSTHPIPAGSLAGDGTDRFLLEGITYSGDDTSTRYSQSRFFFDWFEITWERSLLARNGHLAVDTGSGPSSNVYAGVSDFGGSDLSLYDITDPSDPARVGVDEAVQIVSEGGGRYGLHFDHDNATGLAVYLAVRESLVSEVAPAEVERVPPTGILAAGAGAGYVVVAHEDFLTEASELAGLRAAQYGSVLAPVSEVYDLFSNGHRTPEAIKSYAAYAFHRWGSPLAFLCLFGDASEDHRAVGGRSDPDFIPSHSLWAQYEGAPEESDQYYAELTRTAPGAAFDDLPDIFVGRLAVGTADEAAWNVERIAAYEALDSAGDWTERGVFLADDQFSGSLGGGASGYVFRTSESGFRETSEELAVALETHPFSPMFSERVYVGEWTHPCADDCYKEYSQECESEGDDCGIWYDCRNSEDPNGEYYCMRTETRQAVHPDLRSKLNRGALFWNYQGHANKYWLAHEEVFKDFPIGGIHDVESLSNEGMPFVFFGFACHLAEFDRSDEGDFGDCVAEKLMNVRPLSAAAPGGAIGVFASSGYEFLGPNLVFNEDLFTAFFHPGSTGVGGDLPDVGQTGVFAWTLGEAATRARLLFQMRYASPGQTRQAAQRFVLLGDPAVTPRVGEPEYTVTVNGNAVSDGSYLDVTEQGQTIAIRVEVTDAHGIRDFRIVDTILGAVPESEFEVTPSDTTAGGVARSITVDYEMVPRPEDYDVLLQADNGTGWSSSFTLSIRLEVAVEDLVVYPNPFSQEASLYYRLAAGADDVRVRVYTLAGREVWESDSAPAAADMNHVVWNGRDSNGTPVANGTYIVHVKARGVGGDSKAVARAVKIR; encoded by the coding sequence ATGTCTGCCGGTCTCGCCGTGGCAGGCTGGATCCTCGGGTTCGCGTCGCTGGCTCATGCCGCTCCCGCAGGTGTGCGCGTTCTGGCATCCGATGATGCTCATGTCGTGCTGGAGATCACGCCGGGGGAAGCCCGGCTGGATGTGGTCCCGTCCGACTCACGAGATTTCGTGCGGCTGTTTCTGGACGGATACGGGCACACGGATGCAATCGGAGAGCCCGAGATCCCCATTCGTGCTTTCCCGGTGGGCCTCCCCCCGGGCAACCGCGCGCGGCTGATCGTCCGTTCCGAAGAGTGGGGATCGGTGCAGCAGGGTGCCGTCACGCCGGTGCCGGTCCGAGAGGCAGTGCATGAACCTTTCGGTGTGGACTTTGTCCGGGAACTCCCCCCCGTGGAAGGCGAAGTCTATCATCGCCGCGGGGCATCTCCGGACCCGGCCTTCTCCCTCTCTACCCCTGCGGGGCTGCGTCATCACCGATTGGTGTCCGTCGTGGTGCGTGCGGTCCGCGCGGATGTCTTCCGGCGGTCATACCGGGTGCTTCGCCGGGCAGTGGTGGAGGTTCGCTTTGAGCCCGAACCCGGTCGAGGCGGTCCCCGTCGAGGGCCTCCCGCGAGGCCCGAACTGCTGGCAGAGAGGACGCTGCGCGGAACGGTTCTGAATGCCGACCGCGCCGTTGCGTGGAGTACCCGCGGGCCGGGCGACGCGCTCATGGTGGGCGACTCACCCTGGGGCGCAGGGGATCAGTGGAGAATCCGTATTGCCGAGACCGGACTGACGGAATTGTCGTATGCCGCCCTGGCTGCGGCAGGGTTCCCGGCCGGGGTTTCCGTGGAGGAACCCGTCCTTTATCAGAGAGACTTCGATCTGGATTCCGTGGACGACGCCGGGGTGGGGGCAGCGGACCTGTTTCAGCGGATTGCGGTGCCCGGGGAAGTGCTGGACCGAAACGGCAACGGCGTGTTCGACACCGGCGACGCCTTCCGGTTTTACGGCCGGTCCTTTCGGGATCAGTGGATGACTTCCGGCTGGGAGCACGAAGATCTTTTTGACACGGACAACTTCTACTGGGTGGCCGTCGATTCGTCGGTTGCTTCCAGGATGCGGATTGTGCGACCGACGGGGAGCTTGTCGGGAGGGAGCGCGGACACGCTGGCGCATACGCTCTCCACAGTTCATGTAGAGCGAGACATCCGCTACTATCTGCGCCCCCCGGACTTCGGACCCGGGCAGGGGGGCTTCGAGTCCGAGTTCTACTACTGGAATGACCACAAGACCAGCATCTCTCTGGAAGAGGGGGCCCCCGGCCTCATTATCGAGCAGGACTTCACCGCTCCGGATCCCGTGCCCGGAGGAGTGGCGACGCTGACGGCTCGCGTGGTCTCGGGCGGGTACCCCATCGATGACGGGTTTACCAACTCCATCCGGTTCGAGATCAACGGGACCACCGTGGGATCCAGGCTCTTTTACAACTGGAGTCTGTACCCGAGCGGAAGCGGCTTCATCGGCGTGCCCGACAGCATGCTCTCCACGCATCCCATTCCGGCAGGGAGTCTCGCGGGTGACGGGACGGATCGCTTCCTTCTGGAGGGCATCACCTATTCGGGCGACGACACCTCCACCCGGTACAGCCAGTCGCGGTTCTTCTTTGACTGGTTCGAGATTACCTGGGAGCGGAGCCTCCTCGCGAGGAATGGCCACCTGGCCGTGGACACGGGCAGTGGCCCTTCGTCCAATGTGTATGCAGGAGTGTCTGATTTTGGAGGATCGGATCTGTCCCTCTACGATATCACGGATCCATCGGACCCCGCTCGAGTAGGGGTGGATGAGGCCGTCCAGATTGTGAGCGAAGGCGGTGGACGCTACGGACTTCACTTCGACCACGACAACGCGACCGGGTTGGCCGTCTACCTGGCGGTTCGCGAGTCGCTTGTTTCGGAAGTCGCACCGGCGGAGGTGGAGCGCGTTCCTCCGACCGGCATTCTGGCGGCCGGCGCGGGCGCCGGGTATGTCGTCGTGGCCCACGAGGATTTCCTGACCGAAGCCAGCGAACTGGCAGGGCTTCGCGCCGCGCAGTACGGCTCGGTCTTGGCCCCGGTCTCCGAAGTTTACGACCTGTTCTCAAACGGCCATCGTACGCCGGAAGCCATCAAGTCGTATGCGGCGTATGCCTTCCATCGGTGGGGCTCGCCCCTAGCGTTCCTTTGCCTCTTCGGCGACGCCAGCGAGGATCATCGCGCGGTGGGAGGGCGGTCGGATCCGGACTTCATCCCCAGCCACAGCCTCTGGGCGCAGTATGAAGGGGCGCCGGAAGAGTCCGATCAGTACTACGCGGAACTTACCCGAACCGCTCCCGGCGCGGCGTTCGATGATCTCCCGGACATCTTTGTGGGAAGGCTTGCGGTAGGAACGGCGGATGAAGCCGCCTGGAATGTAGAACGCATCGCGGCCTACGAGGCCCTGGACTCGGCGGGAGACTGGACGGAGCGAGGCGTCTTTCTGGCAGACGACCAGTTCAGCGGGAGCCTGGGCGGAGGCGCCTCGGGGTATGTCTTCCGAACATCGGAATCCGGATTCCGGGAGACCTCGGAGGAACTGGCCGTGGCGCTGGAGACGCACCCGTTCAGCCCGATGTTCTCCGAACGCGTGTATGTGGGGGAATGGACGCATCCCTGTGCGGACGACTGCTACAAGGAATACTCTCAGGAGTGCGAGAGCGAGGGCGATGACTGTGGCATCTGGTACGACTGCCGGAACTCCGAAGATCCCAACGGCGAATACTATTGCATGCGGACGGAGACCCGGCAGGCCGTGCATCCGGACCTGCGGTCCAAGCTCAACCGGGGCGCTCTCTTCTGGAACTATCAGGGCCACGCCAACAAGTACTGGCTGGCCCATGAAGAGGTGTTCAAGGACTTCCCGATCGGGGGGATCCACGATGTGGAGAGTCTCTCCAACGAGGGGATGCCGTTTGTCTTCTTCGGCTTTGCCTGCCACCTCGCGGAGTTTGACCGGTCGGACGAAGGGGACTTTGGGGACTGCGTCGCGGAGAAGCTCATGAATGTGCGGCCGCTCAGCGCCGCGGCGCCGGGCGGGGCCATCGGCGTTTTCGCCAGTTCCGGCTATGAATTCCTCGGGCCGAATCTCGTGTTCAATGAAGATCTGTTCACCGCGTTTTTCCATCCCGGCTCCACGGGTGTGGGAGGGGATCTCCCTGATGTCGGCCAGACGGGCGTTTTCGCCTGGACTCTGGGAGAGGCTGCCACTCGAGCCCGCCTGCTTTTCCAGATGAGGTATGCGTCGCCGGGGCAGACCCGGCAGGCCGCGCAGCGGTTTGTCCTTCTGGGGGACCCGGCGGTGACTCCGCGGGTCGGGGAGCCGGAGTACACAGTCACCGTCAACGGGAATGCGGTGAGCGATGGGTCGTACCTGGATGTCACCGAGCAGGGGCAGACGATTGCGATCCGTGTGGAAGTGACCGACGCGCACGGGATTCGCGACTTCCGTATTGTGGACACGATTCTAGGTGCGGTCCCGGAATCGGAGTTTGAGGTGACACCTTCGGACACCACCGCCGGGGGGGTTGCCCGGTCGATCACGGTGGATTACGAGATGGTGCCCCGCCCGGAGGACTACGATGTCCTTCTCCAGGCGGACAACGGCACCGGATGGAGTTCCAGCTTCACATTGAGCATTCGCCTGGAAGTGGCTGTGGAGGATCTTGTCGTTTACCCCAATCCCTTCAGTCAGGAAGCGAGCCTCTACTACCGACTGGCCGCAGGCGCGGATGACGTTCGTGTGCGAGTGTATACGCTTGCCGGACGAGAAGTCTGGGAGTCGGACTCCGCTCCGGCAGCCGCGGACATGAATCATGTCGTCTGGAACGGTAGAGACTCAAACGGCACTCCCGTGGCAAACGGCACATATATCGTTCATGTCAAGGCGCGCGGAGTCGGCGGAGATTCGAAGGCAGTCGCCCGCGCGGTCAAGATCCGATAG
- the murQ gene encoding N-acetylmuramic acid 6-phosphate etherase has protein sequence MSRKPRPTPLFAELSSLVTEGALPESSQIDLAETPEVLRVIHAEDRRVPAAVEACLSEIAQVVDAVVTSFDRGGRLLYVGAGTSGRLGILDAAECPPTFGTDPREVVGVIAGGAESVFRAQEGAEDDAAAGGASMDEHSVEARDTVVGIAASRRTPFVLGALSRARELGAGTALVTCNPGGDAQDAADVLIAPVVGPEVISGSTRMKAGTATKLVLNMITTAAMIRRGKTLGNLMVDLRPGSEKLIERSRRIVMEVAGVGYEEAAGLLQDAEGSVKVAIVMGVASVGLAEAKERLARAGGFVRRAMEA, from the coding sequence ATGAGTCGGAAACCCCGCCCAACCCCGCTCTTCGCCGAGCTCTCTTCGCTTGTCACGGAGGGTGCGCTGCCGGAGTCGTCCCAGATCGACCTGGCCGAGACTCCCGAAGTGCTTCGCGTGATCCACGCGGAGGATCGCCGCGTCCCGGCAGCCGTGGAGGCGTGTCTGTCCGAGATCGCCCAGGTGGTGGACGCGGTGGTGACCTCGTTCGACCGTGGGGGCAGGCTCCTGTATGTCGGCGCGGGGACTTCCGGGCGTCTCGGGATTCTCGATGCGGCCGAGTGCCCGCCCACCTTCGGCACGGACCCGCGCGAGGTGGTGGGGGTCATCGCGGGGGGAGCGGAGAGCGTCTTCCGCGCGCAGGAAGGTGCCGAAGATGACGCGGCAGCCGGGGGAGCATCCATGGACGAGCACTCCGTGGAGGCGCGGGACACGGTCGTCGGGATTGCAGCCAGCCGTCGGACACCGTTCGTGCTGGGGGCTCTGTCCCGCGCGCGCGAACTCGGGGCCGGGACGGCGCTTGTCACCTGCAATCCCGGGGGAGACGCACAGGACGCGGCGGATGTGCTCATCGCGCCTGTCGTCGGGCCGGAGGTGATCTCGGGATCGACCCGCATGAAGGCAGGAACCGCAACGAAGCTCGTGCTCAACATGATCACCACCGCAGCCATGATCCGCCGCGGGAAGACGCTTGGGAATCTCATGGTGGACCTTCGACCCGGGAGCGAGAAACTCATCGAGCGAAGCCGGAGAATCGTGATGGAGGTGGCGGGGGTGGGCTACGAGGAGGCTGCGGGTCTTCTCCAGGACGCGGAGGGGAGCGTCAAGGTGGCCATCGTGATGGGCGTCGCGTCCGTGGGGTTGGCAGAGGCGAAAGAACGCCTGGCGCGCGCGGGAGGGTTTGTGCGCAGAGCCATGGAGGCGTGA
- a CDS encoding Na+:solute symporter: MGLAVIDWVIIGVYALGMVAVGVAFAGRASRGIDEFFLTGRSLPWWIAGTSMVATTFAADTPLVVTSYVRSSGIASNWIWFNFAISHLLTTFFLAGLWRRAKISTDVEFISLRYSGRGAEILRTFKGVFFAFVTNSVVLGWVILAMSTIIVEVFGLPETVRVFGMVVSSKGLAIGVGLSIAVLYASLSGLWGVVVTDIVQFTTAMIGSIVLVTAAVRANGGLAALGPRLREVTAANGRPAAEMFPLRTGAVDLADPAISAAFWGFLVAIGVQWWSWKYSDGGGVLIQRMSACRSESDALKGTLWFTFANYVLRPWPWFLVALLSLIVLPDLTDHKAAYPIMMRTYLGPGWLGLMMAAMLAAFMSTIDTHMNLASSYFVVDLWGRFRKGDMGPREGVLVARLSGVMFLAIGGAIAMSSDSIRGLFEFLLQLVAGAGAVFLLRWFWWRINAWSELSAMLASLVIAVVLNASNRGEWIAHEFSSPEVFVINVALSAVVWVTVAWVTPTGDRERLAAFVTRVRPPGLWGPVRTDGDGRNADAGTGRRFALWGVSIVALYGCLFGLGSLLLSDFRTGVPLALTGAVALVMMVRGMRGLEDAT; encoded by the coding sequence ATGGGCCTGGCCGTCATCGACTGGGTCATCATCGGCGTGTACGCGCTCGGGATGGTCGCCGTGGGCGTGGCGTTTGCCGGACGGGCTTCGCGAGGCATCGACGAGTTCTTCCTCACCGGGCGGTCCCTCCCGTGGTGGATCGCGGGCACTTCCATGGTCGCGACCACCTTCGCAGCGGATACCCCGCTGGTCGTCACCAGTTATGTGCGTTCTTCGGGGATCGCGTCGAACTGGATCTGGTTCAACTTCGCGATCAGCCACCTCCTGACGACCTTCTTCCTGGCGGGACTGTGGCGCCGCGCGAAGATCTCCACGGATGTGGAGTTCATCTCGCTGCGCTATTCGGGGCGGGGCGCGGAGATTCTCCGGACCTTCAAGGGAGTGTTCTTCGCATTCGTTACGAACTCGGTGGTTCTGGGGTGGGTCATCCTGGCGATGTCCACGATCATCGTGGAAGTGTTCGGTCTGCCGGAGACGGTGCGTGTGTTTGGAATGGTCGTGTCGTCCAAGGGGCTGGCCATCGGTGTCGGGCTTTCCATCGCGGTTCTCTACGCAAGCCTCTCGGGGCTGTGGGGAGTGGTGGTGACGGACATCGTGCAGTTCACGACGGCCATGATCGGGTCCATCGTTCTGGTCACCGCCGCCGTTCGCGCCAACGGAGGTCTGGCCGCGCTCGGGCCGCGTCTGCGGGAAGTGACGGCCGCCAACGGTCGTCCGGCGGCCGAGATGTTCCCGCTTCGGACGGGTGCGGTCGATCTCGCGGACCCGGCGATCTCTGCGGCATTTTGGGGGTTTCTCGTCGCGATCGGCGTTCAGTGGTGGTCGTGGAAGTACTCCGACGGTGGTGGCGTTCTCATTCAGCGCATGAGTGCGTGTCGGTCCGAGAGCGATGCCTTGAAGGGGACGCTCTGGTTCACCTTTGCGAACTATGTTCTGCGCCCGTGGCCGTGGTTCCTGGTGGCGCTCCTGTCGCTGATTGTCCTGCCGGACCTGACGGACCACAAGGCCGCCTACCCGATCATGATGCGCACCTATCTCGGGCCGGGTTGGCTGGGCCTGATGATGGCGGCGATGCTCGCGGCGTTCATGTCCACGATCGACACGCACATGAATCTGGCCAGTTCGTACTTCGTGGTGGATCTGTGGGGGAGGTTTCGCAAGGGGGACATGGGTCCGCGTGAAGGCGTGCTGGTGGCGCGGCTTTCGGGCGTCATGTTTCTGGCCATCGGCGGTGCCATCGCCATGTCAAGCGACTCCATCCGGGGCCTCTTCGAGTTCCTGTTGCAACTGGTCGCCGGAGCGGGGGCGGTGTTCCTTCTCCGCTGGTTCTGGTGGCGGATCAATGCGTGGAGCGAACTCTCCGCCATGCTGGCTTCGCTGGTGATTGCGGTGGTGCTGAACGCGTCGAATCGGGGCGAGTGGATTGCGCACGAGTTTTCGTCGCCAGAGGTGTTCGTCATCAATGTCGCGCTGTCCGCCGTGGTCTGGGTGACGGTTGCATGGGTGACGCCGACCGGAGATCGGGAACGGCTGGCCGCATTCGTGACTCGCGTTCGGCCGCCCGGGCTGTGGGGCCCGGTTCGGACCGACGGCGACGGTCGTAATGCCGACGCAGGGACCGGGCGCCGCTTCGCACTTTGGGGGGTGTCGATCGTGGCGCTCTATGGATGTCTCTTCGGACTGGGGTCGCTTCTCCTGTCGGATTTTCGCACGGGCGTGCCGCTGGCGCTGACGGGAGCGGTTGCGCTTGTCATGATGGTGCGCGGAATGCGCGGGCTGGAGGACGCGACATGA
- a CDS encoding SpoIID/LytB domain-containing protein, producing the protein MRRWKWAFVAAWALVVSCVGPPAGVRRPADSAMDVPVGSDILIRVALHAQDSVLEIGSRAGFVLSTRGKSPADTLLVGFATEVFRVSSSPGIGILVNATDGTRLAESSEPLVLTAPPGGLLRAGTRTVRGEIILTTRGDTLLAVNELPLEEYLRGVVPREIGPRREEEHEAVAAQAVAARTYAVRKLGQYPLMPFDLFADVRDQVYGGVDAEDEVATAAIRETAGLVLCGPEGLLDAYYSSTCGGRRADIEAVWSWRESSAALRGGPDGAPGREWCRVSKYFEWTETWTGEQLSALVRHHLPDQRELPAGSVTGELTGLRVVRKGPSRRMASVEYRTADGVWEVPGDRNRWILRRPGGGILRSVLAELEVEKRDGRVEKVTARGRGNGHGVGLCQMGALGRARAGEGYVRILKAYFPGTRIRPILRSDLPEGRAAKPGGLETA; encoded by the coding sequence GTGAGACGCTGGAAGTGGGCGTTCGTGGCCGCATGGGCGCTGGTGGTGTCGTGTGTGGGGCCGCCGGCGGGAGTGCGCCGGCCCGCCGATTCGGCGATGGATGTGCCGGTGGGTTCGGACATTCTGATTCGCGTGGCGCTTCACGCGCAGGACTCCGTGCTGGAGATCGGTTCCCGCGCGGGGTTCGTGCTGTCAACGCGGGGGAAGAGTCCGGCTGACACGCTGTTGGTGGGTTTCGCGACGGAGGTCTTTCGCGTGTCCTCGTCCCCGGGGATCGGGATCCTGGTGAACGCCACGGACGGGACGCGTCTTGCGGAGTCGTCCGAGCCGCTGGTGTTGACGGCACCGCCTGGTGGACTCCTGCGCGCGGGAACGCGAACGGTGCGCGGGGAGATCATTCTGACGACGCGTGGAGACACGCTCCTCGCGGTGAACGAGCTTCCGCTGGAGGAGTACCTGCGCGGGGTCGTCCCCCGGGAGATCGGCCCCCGGCGGGAAGAAGAACACGAGGCCGTGGCGGCGCAGGCCGTGGCCGCGCGAACCTATGCCGTCCGGAAGCTCGGCCAGTATCCCTTGATGCCGTTTGATCTCTTTGCCGATGTCCGGGATCAGGTCTACGGCGGTGTCGACGCGGAGGACGAAGTCGCGACGGCCGCGATTCGCGAAACAGCCGGGCTGGTTCTCTGCGGACCGGAGGGACTTCTGGACGCGTACTACTCCTCCACCTGCGGAGGACGCCGCGCCGACATCGAAGCCGTGTGGTCGTGGCGGGAGTCCTCCGCCGCGTTGCGAGGCGGCCCGGACGGAGCGCCCGGCCGGGAGTGGTGCCGCGTGTCGAAGTACTTCGAGTGGACCGAGACCTGGACGGGAGAGCAGCTCTCCGCGCTCGTTCGCCACCATCTGCCCGACCAGCGGGAGCTTCCGGCGGGGAGCGTTACGGGGGAACTGACGGGGCTTCGCGTTGTGCGGAAGGGACCGTCGCGAAGGATGGCAAGCGTCGAGTACCGGACTGCGGATGGCGTGTGGGAGGTCCCGGGCGACCGCAACCGGTGGATTCTGCGCCGCCCGGGCGGGGGGATCCTGCGGAGCGTGCTGGCGGAACTGGAGGTGGAGAAGCGGGACGGTCGCGTGGAGAAGGTGACCGCAAGAGGGCGCGGAAACGGCCACGGAGTCGGGCTGTGCCAGATGGGGGCGCTCGGCAGGGCTCGGGCGGGGGAGGGGTATGTGAGAATCCTGAAGGCGTATTTCCCCGGAACCCGGATTCGCCCCATCCTGAGGTCGGACCTTCCCGAGGGTCGGGCGGCGAAGCCCGGAGGCCTCGAAACCGCTTGA